Proteins co-encoded in one Bacteroidales bacterium genomic window:
- a CDS encoding KamA family radical SAM protein, which produces MSDNNTNFYNTNNSFYYKQRDYRTIKLWENATEEDWNNPKWQLKNSIRDVEQLSKVIKLNSHQINEIRRTVETLRVEGKESLRITPYYATLMQKDPFHPVFLPGEKAKYRLDPIFWQSVPTPANLLFPDTGLEGAMDEGSRSYGAAYQRYPNRVALFVAENTSCASYCVHCQRAKSLDGTVDVSINDINKGLFYINYNTNINEVLVTGGDALMINKKRLQYVLEELSKINHIRAVRIATRVPVVLPMAIDDELLQLIKTSANKYTVGPNKYVYFMTHINHYHEITEELANTIRKINDHGFTVRNQTVLLNHVNDYYKTLAETFRRMFWIGVHPYYLLQCHKEKGIVHFITPIQNGKIYMKNLQGWLSGITVPRYAANIEGGGGKVLLMPSGHDTMHLGSAIEKTIADSYATVRTWDGKKITHYEELGRSSQKEFAEANEIMTKFIGRKDVFFPKLIIFDEKDEYLYTTNRYKLPRIEKYKKNELLEYDLFDYKTEMPLTNPAMIVSKLDKLFEESKYNNE; this is translated from the coding sequence ATGAGTGATAATAATACTAATTTTTATAATACCAACAATTCGTTTTATTATAAACAACGCGATTATAGAACAATAAAACTGTGGGAAAATGCTACTGAGGAAGATTGGAATAATCCGAAATGGCAATTAAAAAATTCTATTCGTGATGTTGAGCAGTTGAGCAAGGTTATTAAATTAAATTCTCATCAGATTAATGAAATAAGAAGAACTGTTGAAACTTTGAGGGTAGAAGGAAAGGAATCTTTACGAATAACGCCATACTATGCAACTCTAATGCAGAAGGATCCTTTTCATCCGGTATTTTTGCCGGGAGAAAAAGCAAAATACAGATTAGACCCGATTTTTTGGCAAAGTGTTCCGACTCCGGCTAATCTACTTTTTCCTGACACCGGATTGGAAGGTGCGATGGATGAAGGCTCAAGAAGTTACGGCGCTGCTTATCAAAGATACCCTAACAGAGTTGCTTTATTTGTTGCCGAAAATACGAGTTGCGCTTCCTATTGTGTTCATTGTCAAAGAGCGAAATCATTGGACGGTACTGTTGATGTTAGTATTAACGATATTAATAAAGGACTGTTCTATATTAATTATAATACAAATATCAATGAAGTTCTTGTCACGGGGGGCGACGCGCTTATGATTAATAAAAAAAGGTTACAGTATGTTCTTGAAGAACTTAGTAAAATTAATCATATTCGTGCCGTAAGAATTGCCACACGCGTTCCTGTTGTATTACCAATGGCAATTGATGATGAATTGCTTCAATTGATAAAAACCTCAGCAAATAAATATACGGTAGGGCCGAATAAATATGTGTACTTTATGACACATATCAATCATTATCACGAAATTACGGAAGAACTCGCAAATACAATCAGAAAAATTAATGATCATGGCTTTACTGTAAGAAATCAAACTGTTTTATTGAATCATGTTAATGATTATTACAAAACTTTAGCTGAAACTTTCAGGAGAATGTTTTGGATTGGCGTTCATCCTTATTATCTTTTGCAATGCCATAAAGAAAAAGGAATCGTACATTTTATAACACCAATACAAAATGGGAAAATATATATGAAAAATTTGCAGGGATGGCTTTCAGGAATTACAGTTCCGCGTTATGCCGCAAATATCGAAGGCGGCGGCGGAAAAGTTTTATTAATGCCATCGGGACATGATACTATGCATCTTGGCAGTGCAATTGAAAAAACTATTGCCGATTCTTACGCAACTGTTCGCACTTGGGATGGTAAAAAAATCACTCATTATGAAGAGCTCGGAAGAAGTTCTCAAAAAGAGTTCGCTGAAGCTAATGAAATTATGACGAAATTCATCGGCAGGAAAGATGTATTTTTTCCTAAACTTATTATTTTCGATGAAAAAGACGAATATCTCTATACTACAAATAGATATAAGCTGCCGAGAATAGAAAAATACAAGAAAAATGAATTATTAGAATACGATTTATTTGATTATAAAACCGAAATGCCATTGACAAATCCTGCGATGATTGTATCTAAATTGGATAAATTATTTGAAGAATCCAAATATAATAACGAATAG
- the hydE gene encoding [FeFe] hydrogenase H-cluster radical SAM maturase HydE: MKKTLINLIDKLEVEKILSKKEFVQLLIEHKDVELADYISQKARNTKEKNYGKDVYIRGLIEFTNYCKNDCYYCGICASNKNVVRYRMTKEQILECCEIGYKLGFRTFVLQGGEDKWFTDERMTDIVSSIKKKFSDCAVTLSLGERSFESYKLLKEAGADRYLLRHETANPEHYSKLHPQKMSSEHRKQCLLELKSLGYQFGTGFMVGSPYQTYENLAEDLIFICDIQPHMVGIGPFIPHHDTKFADFKGGTVELTVFLISILRLMLPYSLLPSTTALGSIDVFGREKAILAGANVVMPNLSPVKVRKKYMIYDNKVGIEDDAVASLENIKRKIESTGNRIVVSRGDVIRVEC; the protein is encoded by the coding sequence ATGAAAAAAACTTTAATAAATCTGATTGATAAACTTGAAGTTGAAAAGATTCTTTCAAAGAAAGAATTCGTTCAATTATTAATTGAGCATAAAGATGTTGAACTTGCCGATTATATTTCTCAAAAAGCAAGAAATACCAAAGAAAAGAATTATGGGAAAGATGTTTATATTAGAGGATTAATCGAATTTACAAACTACTGTAAAAACGATTGTTATTATTGTGGAATTTGTGCTTCAAATAAAAATGTTGTTCGATATAGAATGACAAAAGAACAAATCTTGGAATGCTGTGAAATAGGATATAAACTCGGATTTAGAACTTTTGTCCTGCAAGGCGGTGAGGATAAATGGTTTACTGATGAAAGAATGACAGATATTGTAAGTTCAATTAAAAAGAAATTTTCTGATTGCGCAGTCACTTTATCATTGGGAGAAAGAAGTTTTGAAAGCTATAAATTATTGAAGGAAGCCGGTGCCGACAGATATTTGTTGCGGCATGAAACGGCTAATCCGGAACATTATTCGAAACTACATCCCCAGAAAATGTCTTCCGAACACAGAAAACAATGTTTACTGGAGTTAAAATCGTTGGGTTATCAATTCGGAACGGGGTTTATGGTAGGATCTCCATATCAAACTTATGAGAATCTTGCGGAAGATTTGATTTTTATTTGCGATATTCAACCGCATATGGTTGGTATAGGTCCTTTTATTCCGCATCACGATACAAAGTTTGCAGATTTTAAAGGCGGTACGGTTGAGTTGACTGTTTTTCTTATTTCGATTCTGAGATTAATGTTGCCGTATTCTTTATTACCGTCAACTACAGCATTAGGTTCTATTGATGTGTTTGGTAGAGAAAAAGCGATATTGGCGGGAGCAAATGTTGTTATGCCGAATTTATCGCCGGTTAAGGTTCGGAAAAAATATATGATTTACGACAATAAAGTAGGTATTGAAGATGACGCTGTTGCGAGTCTGGAGAATATCAAGAGAAAGATAGAAAGTACTGGGAATAGGATTGTAGTTTCCCGCGGAGATGTTATTAGAGTTGAGTGTTGA